The window CACTTGCCCTCCCGCCTGTATATTCAGGATACCGATCCCCGACGCCCCCACCTGCAGATTTTTCTTAGCACCGGTGGCGTCAGTAATCATCCAGCTTCCGCCGGAATTCACATTGACGGTCCCCTGGCCATCTGGAGAGCGGCCAATCATACTGTCGGCAATACTGTTGACCTGTGCCTCGTTCCGGATATTCAGCGTGCCACGGCCATAATCACCCACCCGCAGTGCGCCGGTATTCATTGCGGAACCTGTTCCGGTAACATCAACCGTACCCGTGCCTGAAGCAAAACTGCCGAGGGTAGTCGTGCCCGCGGTCAATACACCTGCCGAGGCGATGTTAACGATTCCCGTACCGTAGTAACCGATATTAAAATCCTGTCTGGTACCCGCGGCGTTGACTAAATTCCACAGGCCCCCCGAGCTGACATCCACCGTACCGGTACTGTCTGCCGCATTGCCTACGATGCCGCCACGGCTGGTCACAACGGCATTGTTGGTCAGGATCATCGTCCCGTTACCGGCCACACCCGTGGTCAGTCTGCCGGTCAGATTCCACTGCGAGCCCGCACCGTCGACTGTCACGATACCGGTACTGCCTGCCGCATTACCTATTACGCCGGTATCCGTATTCACCACGCCGCCATCAGTAATGGTAAGTGCGCCTTGCCCATTCCCCCCCACCTTTATGGAGTCCGCAGTGAGAATGCTGCCAGTACCATTTACATTAGCTGAACTCTTACTGTTAACTCCATTCCCCAGGATGGCCCCCCCCACGGTGACCACACCTCCGGCATGAATATTGATATTACCCATACCAGCCCCCCCCAGCGTACAGTACGCTCCCAACATTCCATTGTCCTCCATCGCTGACATCAACAGTTCCCGAACTTCCCGCTGATTGTCCAAGTACAGCTGCACTGCCAGTGACAGTTCCGCCATCGCTGATGTTGAGAATACCCGTGCCACCGGTGATGCTGCCAACATAGACAGTACCCGCATCAATGATGGAATTATCCTGAGTTATTAATAGACTTGTGTTCACAGTCAAATCTGCAGAGGCAATACCTGGCAGTGCAAGCAAAACCGTCAGAGAAAGTCGCTTTATTCGGGAGGGATGAGGTATGAGTTTACTCTGCGAAAGGGTACTGGCAGGAATAGTCCGGGTTACGGAGGTCACAAGGCGTTTTCCACTCACCAGTTCGGAGCAAACCTGAAATACGTTTAATACTCTATTCCAGATAATACGATAGATTTTGTTCATTGTTGTCACCTCTTACGCCGTACACGTACGGACTGTCTGACTTTCACATGTATCTGAGTTCTTTCTGTGTATTCACACAGAGACGACAGGACGTCCATACCAGCTACGGATAATTCGTTTACTTTCCTGGTGAAACTGACCTGCGTAGCCGCGAATTCCGGTAAATATGCCTTCACCAGAACCGGACTGACCTGCAGGTTGATAGGAATTTTATTCATGTTACATACTCGTTAATTATTTAAATCTGCCTGGTTTATTTGCTTGTTTTAAAGTAAATAAAAATATAGCTACAAAGCCCCTTTTGCAGAACGACAGAAAACATCAATCCCTTCAGTAATATTTTCTGAATGGCATTATTAATAAAGCAATTACTGACAGTAATTAAGGTGGTTTATTTACTCTTCCCGTTAACGGCTGACCAGGACAAATAAATAAAGAACAGGCAGATTTACAATTACCCACCGCCTCTCACCCAACATTATAAGATGTTGATAATTATAGGTATAACCAACGAATCCTGACACTACATTTAAAATAAATTAACATAAAGAAAACATTTTATGTTGTCTGACTGGCCCTGATATGAGTACAGTTTCAGGGTTAATCAGAGAGTATTTTACACCCCTTCCAGACTGGTTCCTGCAAGTATCTTCGAATACAGGTCCGCCCCCCTGATTCTTTATATTAGCCACGCTAAATTTTCTTCAGGTGTAGTTTTGCATTGCGTAAAAAAACAGTCAATATGCCAGGATGGCCCCCAA is drawn from Citrobacter rodentium NBRC 105723 = DSM 16636 and contains these coding sequences:
- a CDS encoding ESPR-type extended signal peptide-containing protein, encoding MNKIYRIIWNRVLNVFQVCSELVSGKRLVTSVTRTIPASTLSQSKLIPHPSRIKRLSLTVLLALPGIASADLTVNTSLLITQDNSIIDAGTVYVGSITGGTGILNISDGGTVTGSAAVLGQSAGSSGTVDVSDGGQWNVGSVLYAGGGWYG